From Huiozyma naganishii CBS 8797 chromosome 11, complete genome, a single genomic window includes:
- the LSC2 gene encoding succinate--CoA ligase (GDP-forming) subunit beta (similar to Saccharomyces cerevisiae LSC2 (YGR244C); ancestral locus Anc_5.82), with the protein MLRLNLGKQLLARTGRRYLSIHEYRSAQLLSKYGVQVPKGEVAFTPKEAGAIALNIPTREIVLKAQALTGGRGKGHFDNGFQGGVKIINNDVTDVESVAEKMLGHKLITKQSGPKGKFVSGVYVVEKMDSTKEAYLSILLDRAKKMPLIIASSEGGVNIEEIAETNPEAIKKFWVGASETELSPELAKQVASSLGFDQQVEASAADTIAKLYKIFRERDATQIEINPLSEVTTSNGEHKAICMDAKFGFDDNAFFRQKEVFSWRDLTQEDSNEVEAKKYELNFVKLNGNIGCLVNGAGLAMATMDVIKLNGGDPANFLDCGGGATPETIKKGFELILSNDKVDAIFVNIFGGIVRCDHVALGLVAAAKELNIKIPIVARLQGTNLDEGREIIEKSRVKIYSFDELDPAAKNAVELANGA; encoded by the coding sequence ATGTTGAGACTCAACTTGGGGAAACAATTGTTGGCGCGTACTGGGAGGAGATACTTGTCCATCCATGAGTACAGATCCGCTCAATTGCTGTCGAAGTACGGGGTGCAGGTCCCCAAGGGAGAAGTCGCGTTTACGCCGAAGGAGGCCGGGGCTATCGCACTGAATATCCCCACGAGGGAGATTGTGTTGAAGGCTCAGGCGTTGACTGGTGGAAGAGGCAAAGGCCATTTTGACAACGGGTTTCAAGGTGGGGTGAAGATCATCAATAATGATGTGACTGATGTTGAGTCCGTCGCGGAGAAAATGCTCGGTCATAAGCTTATCACAAAGCAGAGCGGGCCCAAGGGGAAATTTGTTTCTGGTGTGTACGTCGTCGAGAAAATGGACAGCACGAAGGAGGCGTACCTTTCGATTTTGCTGGATAGAGCGAAGAAGATGCCTCTGATCATTGCCTCCAGCGAGGGCGGTGTGAACATCGAGGAGATTGCGGAAACCAACCCGGAAGCTATCAAGAAGTTCTGGGTCGGTGCTTCAGAGACGGAGCTAAGCCCGGAACTGGCCAAGCAAGTTGCAAGCAGCTTAGGGTTTGATCAGCAAGTAGAGGCAAGTGCCGCAGACACAATCGCCAAGTTGTACAAAATATTTAGGGAGCGTGACGCGACCCAGATCGAAATCAACCCGCTAAGCGAAGTGACCACGAGTAACGGCGAACATAAAGCTATCTGCATGGATGCTAAATTTGGCTTTGATGATAATGCATTCTTTAGGCAGAAGGAGGTTTTCTCCTGGAGAGATTTGACGCAAGAGGATTCCAATGAGGTGGAGGCCAAAAAATACGAGTTGAACTTCGTCAAGTTGAACGGTAACATTGGCTGCCTTGTGAATGGTGCTGGGCTTGCAATGGCGACAATGGATGTCATCAAGTTGAACGGCGGGGACCCAgccaatttcttggactgcggtggtggtgccacCCCTGAGACCATTAAGAAGGGGTTTGAGTTGATCCTGTCCAACGATAAAGTAGACGCCATTTTTGTCAATATCTTTGGTGGTATTGTCAGATGTGATCACGTTGCTCTCGGACTTGTAGCGGCAGCCAAGGAACTAAATATCAAGATTCCTATCGTGGCAAGATTACAAGGTACCAACTTGGACGAGGGACGCGAGATAATCGAAAAGTCTAGGGTTAAGATATACTCGTTCGATGAGCTAGATCCTGCGGCAAAGAATGCTGTTGAACTGGCCAACGGTGCCTAA